In Halorubellus sp. JP-L1, one DNA window encodes the following:
- a CDS encoding GIY-YIG nuclease family protein — protein MTGGTYSLVLDVARDATVDVGALGALKIPAGTYAYTGNAFGPGGFGRVDRHRELAAGDRDTTHWHVDYLLAHDAASVRDVVTTPGADVECAVAKRLPAGPGDGFGASDCACDGHLAAGVTRDAVAAAHRDALDDVE, from the coding sequence GTGACCGGTGGCACGTACTCGCTCGTCCTCGACGTCGCGCGGGACGCCACCGTCGACGTCGGCGCCCTCGGCGCGCTCAAGATACCGGCCGGGACGTACGCGTACACGGGGAACGCGTTCGGCCCGGGCGGATTCGGCAGGGTCGACCGGCACCGCGAACTCGCCGCCGGCGACCGCGACACCACGCACTGGCACGTCGACTACCTCCTCGCGCACGACGCCGCCAGCGTCCGCGACGTCGTCACGACCCCAGGAGCCGACGTCGAGTGCGCGGTCGCGAAACGCCTCCCAGCGGGGCCCGGCGACGGCTTCGGCGCGTCGGACTGCGCGTGCGACGGCCACCTCGCCGCCGGCGTGACGCGCGACGCCGTCGCCGCCGCGCACCGCGACGCGCTCGACGACGTCGAGTGA